From Nerophis lumbriciformis linkage group LG09, RoL_Nlum_v2.1, whole genome shotgun sequence, one genomic window encodes:
- the LOC133607548 gene encoding uncharacterized protein: MASHMFTAACLLFARITITHQNTHMSSLYTFLFPPRGPQIFPCLTYLERNVRVDCEFPPTNEIPGPYCEYRQDSRLVGSTYPNFVIYVSIEDRRRSNVSLAAPNLCRLIWAPLADEKPYTYTCRVYQGGSWKENSMAVLHRILPICSAIGVTLHSALLLSSLMMSLPVAVGLLSP, from the exons ATGGCGTCTCACATGTTCACCGCAGCCTGCCTTCTCTTTGCAAGGATCACAATAACGCACCAAAATACTCACA TGAGCtcattgtacacgtttctgttccCCCCACGCGGCCCTCAGATCTTTCCGTGTCTCACGTACTTGGAGAGGAACGTCAGGGTCGACTGTGAGTTCCCGCCAACCAACGAGATCCCGGGCCCCTACTGTGAGTATCGTCAGGACAGCAGGCTGGTGGGCAGCACCTACCCCAACTTCGTCATCTACGTGTCCATCGAGGACCGCAGGAGGAGCAACGTCAGCCTGGCCGCCCCCAATCTTTGCCGCCTCATCTGGGCGCCGTTGGCCGACGAGAAACCTTACACGTACACGTGCAGAGTGTACCAGGGAGGGAGCTGGAAGGAGAACAGCATGGCCGTGCTTCACC GGATTCTTCCCATCTGCTCTGCGATCGGCGTCACACTTCACTCGGCTCTGTTGCTTTCGTCACtgatgatgtcacttcctgtggcaGTGGGTCTCCTGAGTCCTTGA